The proteins below come from a single Oncorhynchus gorbuscha isolate QuinsamMale2020 ecotype Even-year linkage group LG12, OgorEven_v1.0, whole genome shotgun sequence genomic window:
- the LOC123991242 gene encoding nucleoporin p58/p45-like isoform X1: MSGFNFGSGSIGSTNAGGGFSFGAAASTPAAAGTGGFTLGGALGATAPASTTTTSSLGLGGSLFSQKPTGGFSFNTPASGAPAASTAPTTGFSMTFNKPSASAQPFSLTAASSAPTGAGLTLGSVLTSTAPQQGATGFSLNLGGVAASTAPSTGLSLGSSMFSNMATTGLSQSTLGGLGFALGLYGCQTNICMVVFVSVRVFILLIFSGLGQTTLGSGGLTLGSLASTSTAVSAAPSLGLGGVDFSTSSEKKSDKSSGASPQDSKALKDENLPPVICQDVDNFQKFVKEQKQVHEEISRMSSKAMLKVQDDIKSLKQLLSVSASGLQRNALAIDKLKMETAQELKNADIALRTQKTPPGLQHDNTAPYDYFRCLVEQFEVQLQQYRQQIEELENHLTTQGSGSHITPQDLSLAMQKLYQTFVALAAQLQSVHENVKTLKQQYLGYRRAFLEDSTDVFESKRVASKKWQSAPRITTGPAPFSSIPNAAAVAMAATLSQQQQPGPGSQVSLGSGLGNPFALGVGSSLGTSGLGVFGGGPGFGGVATGGSSFGFSSASKPSGGSLSAGFGSNSSSGFNFSSPGLNASAGLTFGVSNPPAAGFGTGGPLLQLKKPPVGNKRGKR, from the exons ATGTCAGGCTTTAATTTCGGATCCGGGTCTATCGGTTCCACCAACGCTGGCGGAGGGTTTTCGTTTGGAGCCGCTGCCAG TACCCCAGCTGCAGCAGGTACAGGTGGGTTTACTCTGGGTGGAGCTCTGGGTGCTACAGCCCcagcctccaccaccaccacctcttctcTGGGCCTGGGCGGGTCACTATTCTCACAAAAACCTACTGGGGGGTTCTCCTTTAACACTCCTGCCTCAG GTGCCCCAGCAGCCTCTACAGCCCCTACCACGGGCTTCAGTATGACCTTCAATAAACCCTCTGCCTCGGCCCAACCCTTCTCCCTCACTGCAGCCTCCTCAGCCCCCACAGGGGCAGGACTGACACTAGGCTCAGTCCTCACCTCCACTGCGCCACAGCAAGGAGCCACAGGATTCTCTCTCAACCTAGGGGGTGTGGCCGCAAGTACAGCCCCATCCACAGGTCTATCGCTGGGTTCCAGTATGTTCTCTAACATGGCTACTACTG GTCTGAGTCAGTCCACTCTTGGAGGACTGGGGTTTGCGTTAGGTTTGTATGGGTGTCAGACTAACATTTGCATGGTTGTGTTTGTGAGTGTCCGTGTGTTTATTTTGTTAATATTTTCAGGTTTGGGCCAGACCACTCTCGGATCAGGGGGGTTGACGTTAGGTTCCCTGGCCTCTACTTCCACGGCGGTGTCAGCGGCCCCCAGCCTTGGACTGGGAGGAGTTGACTTCAGCACCTCCTCAGAGAAGAAAAGCGACAAATCATCAGGGGCCAGCCCACA AGACAGTAAAGCTTTGAAAGATGAAAATTTGCCTCCAGTCATCTGTCAGGATGTAGACAACTTCCA GAAGTTTGTGAAGGAGCAGAAGCAGGTTCACGAAGAGATCAGCAGGATGTCATCTAAAGCCATGCTGAAGGTTCAGGACGACATCAAGAGTCTCAAACAGCTGCTGTCTGTCAGCGCTTCGGGACTACAGAGAAACGCCCTGGCTATAGACAAACTGAAGATGGAGACTGCGCAG GAGTTGAAGAATGCAGACATAGCTCTGCGGACTCAGAAGACTCCCCCTGGACTTCAGCACGACAACACAGCTCCCTATGA ttattTCCGGTGTTTAGTGGAACAGTTTGAGGTTCAGTTGCAGCAGTACAGACAGCAGATAGAGGAACTGGAGAATCACCTTACTACACAGGGCAGTGGatcacacatcacaccacagg ATCTGTCACTGGCCATGCAGAAGTTGTACCAGACGTTTGTGGCTCTGGCTGCTCAGCTCCAGTCAGTACACGAGAACGTCAAG ACCCTGAAGCAGCAGTACCTGGGATACCGCCGGGCCTTCCTGGAGGACTCCACGGACGTCTTCGAGTCCAAGCGGGTGGCCAGTAAGAAGTGGCAGAGTGCCCCACGCATCACCACTGGCCCCGCCCCCTTCAGCAGCATCCCCAATGCGGCGGCGGTCGCCATGGCAGCCACGCTgagccagcagcagcagcccgGCCCAG ggagCCAGGTGTCCCTGGGGTCTGGCTTGGGAAACCCCTTTGCCTTGGGAGTGGGCTCTAGCTTGGGCACCTCAGGTCTCGGAG TGTTTGGTGGGGGTCCAGGTTTCGGGGGGGTAGCGACGGGGGGCTCCTCATTTGGTTTCTCCTCTGCCAGCAAGCCCTCGGGAGGGAGCCTGagtgcag gtTTTGGAAGCAACAGTAGTTCAGGGTTTAACTTCAGTAGCCCCGGCCTCAACGCGTCTGCAGGCCTGACGTTTGGCGTGTCCAACCCTCCCGCCGCGGGCTTCGGCACTGGAGGGCCACTGCTGCAGCTCAAGAAGCCCCCGGTGGGAAACAAGAGGGGCAAGAGATAG
- the LOC123991242 gene encoding nucleoporin p58/p45-like isoform X6: MSGFNFGSGSIGSTNAGGGFSFGAAASTPAAAGTGAPAASTAPTTGFSMTFNKPSASAQPFSLTAASSAPTGAGLTLGSVLTSTAPQQGATGFSLNLGGVAASTAPSTGLSLGSSMFSNMATTGLSQSTLGGLGFALGLYGCQTNICMVVFVSVRVFILLIFSGLGQTTLGSGGLTLGSLASTSTAVSAAPSLGLGGVDFSTSSEKKSDKSSGASPQDSKALKDENLPPVICQDVDNFQKFVKEQKQVHEEISRMSSKAMLKVQDDIKSLKQLLSVSASGLQRNALAIDKLKMETAQELKNADIALRTQKTPPGLQHDNTAPYDYFRCLVEQFEVQLQQYRQQIEELENHLTTQGSGSHITPQDLSLAMQKLYQTFVALAAQLQSVHENVKTLKQQYLGYRRAFLEDSTDVFESKRVASKKWQSAPRITTGPAPFSSIPNAAAVAMAATLSQQQQPGPGSQVSLGSGLGNPFALGVGSSLGTSGLGVFGGGPGFGGVATGGSSFGFSSASKPSGGSLSAGFGSNSSSGFNFSSPGLNASAGLTFGVSNPPAAGFGTGGPLLQLKKPPVGNKRGKR; this comes from the exons ATGTCAGGCTTTAATTTCGGATCCGGGTCTATCGGTTCCACCAACGCTGGCGGAGGGTTTTCGTTTGGAGCCGCTGCCAG TACCCCAGCTGCAGCAGGTACAG GTGCCCCAGCAGCCTCTACAGCCCCTACCACGGGCTTCAGTATGACCTTCAATAAACCCTCTGCCTCGGCCCAACCCTTCTCCCTCACTGCAGCCTCCTCAGCCCCCACAGGGGCAGGACTGACACTAGGCTCAGTCCTCACCTCCACTGCGCCACAGCAAGGAGCCACAGGATTCTCTCTCAACCTAGGGGGTGTGGCCGCAAGTACAGCCCCATCCACAGGTCTATCGCTGGGTTCCAGTATGTTCTCTAACATGGCTACTACTG GTCTGAGTCAGTCCACTCTTGGAGGACTGGGGTTTGCGTTAGGTTTGTATGGGTGTCAGACTAACATTTGCATGGTTGTGTTTGTGAGTGTCCGTGTGTTTATTTTGTTAATATTTTCAGGTTTGGGCCAGACCACTCTCGGATCAGGGGGGTTGACGTTAGGTTCCCTGGCCTCTACTTCCACGGCGGTGTCAGCGGCCCCCAGCCTTGGACTGGGAGGAGTTGACTTCAGCACCTCCTCAGAGAAGAAAAGCGACAAATCATCAGGGGCCAGCCCACA AGACAGTAAAGCTTTGAAAGATGAAAATTTGCCTCCAGTCATCTGTCAGGATGTAGACAACTTCCA GAAGTTTGTGAAGGAGCAGAAGCAGGTTCACGAAGAGATCAGCAGGATGTCATCTAAAGCCATGCTGAAGGTTCAGGACGACATCAAGAGTCTCAAACAGCTGCTGTCTGTCAGCGCTTCGGGACTACAGAGAAACGCCCTGGCTATAGACAAACTGAAGATGGAGACTGCGCAG GAGTTGAAGAATGCAGACATAGCTCTGCGGACTCAGAAGACTCCCCCTGGACTTCAGCACGACAACACAGCTCCCTATGA ttattTCCGGTGTTTAGTGGAACAGTTTGAGGTTCAGTTGCAGCAGTACAGACAGCAGATAGAGGAACTGGAGAATCACCTTACTACACAGGGCAGTGGatcacacatcacaccacagg ATCTGTCACTGGCCATGCAGAAGTTGTACCAGACGTTTGTGGCTCTGGCTGCTCAGCTCCAGTCAGTACACGAGAACGTCAAG ACCCTGAAGCAGCAGTACCTGGGATACCGCCGGGCCTTCCTGGAGGACTCCACGGACGTCTTCGAGTCCAAGCGGGTGGCCAGTAAGAAGTGGCAGAGTGCCCCACGCATCACCACTGGCCCCGCCCCCTTCAGCAGCATCCCCAATGCGGCGGCGGTCGCCATGGCAGCCACGCTgagccagcagcagcagcccgGCCCAG ggagCCAGGTGTCCCTGGGGTCTGGCTTGGGAAACCCCTTTGCCTTGGGAGTGGGCTCTAGCTTGGGCACCTCAGGTCTCGGAG TGTTTGGTGGGGGTCCAGGTTTCGGGGGGGTAGCGACGGGGGGCTCCTCATTTGGTTTCTCCTCTGCCAGCAAGCCCTCGGGAGGGAGCCTGagtgcag gtTTTGGAAGCAACAGTAGTTCAGGGTTTAACTTCAGTAGCCCCGGCCTCAACGCGTCTGCAGGCCTGACGTTTGGCGTGTCCAACCCTCCCGCCGCGGGCTTCGGCACTGGAGGGCCACTGCTGCAGCTCAAGAAGCCCCCGGTGGGAAACAAGAGGGGCAAGAGATAG
- the LOC123991242 gene encoding nucleoporin p58/p45-like isoform X4 — MSGFNFGSGSIGSTNAGGGFSFGAAASTPAAAGTGGFTLGGALGATAPASTTTTSSLGLGGSLFSQKPTGGFSFNTPASGAPAASTAPTTGFSMTFNKPSASAQPFSLTAASSAPTGAGLTLGSVLTSTAPQQGATGFSLNLGGVAASTAPSTGLSLGSSMFSNMATTGLSQSTLGGLGFALGLYGCQTNICMVVFVSVRVFILLIFSGLGQTTLGSGGLTLGSLASTSTAVSAAPSLGLGGVDFSTSSEKKSDKSSGASPQDSKALKDENLPPVICQDVDNFQKFVKEQKQVHEEISRMSSKAMLKVQDDIKSLKQLLSVSASGLQRNALAIDKLKMETAQELKNADIALRTQKTPPGLQHDNTAPYDYFRCLVEQFEVQLQQYRQQIEELENHLTTQGSGSHITPQDLSLAMQKLYQTFVALAAQLQSVHENVKTLKQQYLGYRRAFLEDSTDVFESKRVASKKWQSAPRITTGPAPFSSIPNAAAVAMAATLSQQQQPGPGSQVSLGSGLGNPFALGVGSSLGTSGLGGFGSNSSSGFNFSSPGLNASAGLTFGVSNPPAAGFGTGGPLLQLKKPPVGNKRGKR; from the exons ATGTCAGGCTTTAATTTCGGATCCGGGTCTATCGGTTCCACCAACGCTGGCGGAGGGTTTTCGTTTGGAGCCGCTGCCAG TACCCCAGCTGCAGCAGGTACAGGTGGGTTTACTCTGGGTGGAGCTCTGGGTGCTACAGCCCcagcctccaccaccaccacctcttctcTGGGCCTGGGCGGGTCACTATTCTCACAAAAACCTACTGGGGGGTTCTCCTTTAACACTCCTGCCTCAG GTGCCCCAGCAGCCTCTACAGCCCCTACCACGGGCTTCAGTATGACCTTCAATAAACCCTCTGCCTCGGCCCAACCCTTCTCCCTCACTGCAGCCTCCTCAGCCCCCACAGGGGCAGGACTGACACTAGGCTCAGTCCTCACCTCCACTGCGCCACAGCAAGGAGCCACAGGATTCTCTCTCAACCTAGGGGGTGTGGCCGCAAGTACAGCCCCATCCACAGGTCTATCGCTGGGTTCCAGTATGTTCTCTAACATGGCTACTACTG GTCTGAGTCAGTCCACTCTTGGAGGACTGGGGTTTGCGTTAGGTTTGTATGGGTGTCAGACTAACATTTGCATGGTTGTGTTTGTGAGTGTCCGTGTGTTTATTTTGTTAATATTTTCAGGTTTGGGCCAGACCACTCTCGGATCAGGGGGGTTGACGTTAGGTTCCCTGGCCTCTACTTCCACGGCGGTGTCAGCGGCCCCCAGCCTTGGACTGGGAGGAGTTGACTTCAGCACCTCCTCAGAGAAGAAAAGCGACAAATCATCAGGGGCCAGCCCACA AGACAGTAAAGCTTTGAAAGATGAAAATTTGCCTCCAGTCATCTGTCAGGATGTAGACAACTTCCA GAAGTTTGTGAAGGAGCAGAAGCAGGTTCACGAAGAGATCAGCAGGATGTCATCTAAAGCCATGCTGAAGGTTCAGGACGACATCAAGAGTCTCAAACAGCTGCTGTCTGTCAGCGCTTCGGGACTACAGAGAAACGCCCTGGCTATAGACAAACTGAAGATGGAGACTGCGCAG GAGTTGAAGAATGCAGACATAGCTCTGCGGACTCAGAAGACTCCCCCTGGACTTCAGCACGACAACACAGCTCCCTATGA ttattTCCGGTGTTTAGTGGAACAGTTTGAGGTTCAGTTGCAGCAGTACAGACAGCAGATAGAGGAACTGGAGAATCACCTTACTACACAGGGCAGTGGatcacacatcacaccacagg ATCTGTCACTGGCCATGCAGAAGTTGTACCAGACGTTTGTGGCTCTGGCTGCTCAGCTCCAGTCAGTACACGAGAACGTCAAG ACCCTGAAGCAGCAGTACCTGGGATACCGCCGGGCCTTCCTGGAGGACTCCACGGACGTCTTCGAGTCCAAGCGGGTGGCCAGTAAGAAGTGGCAGAGTGCCCCACGCATCACCACTGGCCCCGCCCCCTTCAGCAGCATCCCCAATGCGGCGGCGGTCGCCATGGCAGCCACGCTgagccagcagcagcagcccgGCCCAG ggagCCAGGTGTCCCTGGGGTCTGGCTTGGGAAACCCCTTTGCCTTGGGAGTGGGCTCTAGCTTGGGCACCTCAGGTCTCGGAG gtTTTGGAAGCAACAGTAGTTCAGGGTTTAACTTCAGTAGCCCCGGCCTCAACGCGTCTGCAGGCCTGACGTTTGGCGTGTCCAACCCTCCCGCCGCGGGCTTCGGCACTGGAGGGCCACTGCTGCAGCTCAAGAAGCCCCCGGTGGGAAACAAGAGGGGCAAGAGATAG
- the LOC123991242 gene encoding nucleoporin p58/p45-like isoform X3 — translation MSGFNFGSGSIGSTNAGGGFSFGAAASTPAAAGTGGFTLGGALGATAPASTTTTSSLGLGGSLFSQKPTGGFSFNTPASGAPAASTAPTTGFSMTFNKPSASAQPFSLTAASSAPTGAGLTLGSVLTSTAPQQGATGFSLNLGGVAASTAPSTGLSLGSSMFSNMATTGLSQSTLGGLGFALGLYGCQTNICMVVFVSVRVFILLIFSGLGQTTLGSGGLTLGSLASTSTAVSAAPSLGLGGVDFSTSSEKKSDKSSGASPQDSKALKDENLPPVICQDVDNFQKFVKEQKQVHEEISRMSSKAMLKVQDDIKSLKQLLSVSASGLQRNALAIDKLKMETAQELKNADIALRTQKTPPGLQHDNTAPYDYFRCLVEQFEVQLQQYRQQIEELENHLTTQGSGSHITPQDLSLAMQKLYQTFVALAAQLQSVHENVKTLKQQYLGYRRAFLEDSTDVFESKRVASKKWQSAPRITTGPAPFSSIPNAAAVAMAATLSQQQQPGPVFGGGPGFGGVATGGSSFGFSSASKPSGGSLSAGFGSNSSSGFNFSSPGLNASAGLTFGVSNPPAAGFGTGGPLLQLKKPPVGNKRGKR, via the exons ATGTCAGGCTTTAATTTCGGATCCGGGTCTATCGGTTCCACCAACGCTGGCGGAGGGTTTTCGTTTGGAGCCGCTGCCAG TACCCCAGCTGCAGCAGGTACAGGTGGGTTTACTCTGGGTGGAGCTCTGGGTGCTACAGCCCcagcctccaccaccaccacctcttctcTGGGCCTGGGCGGGTCACTATTCTCACAAAAACCTACTGGGGGGTTCTCCTTTAACACTCCTGCCTCAG GTGCCCCAGCAGCCTCTACAGCCCCTACCACGGGCTTCAGTATGACCTTCAATAAACCCTCTGCCTCGGCCCAACCCTTCTCCCTCACTGCAGCCTCCTCAGCCCCCACAGGGGCAGGACTGACACTAGGCTCAGTCCTCACCTCCACTGCGCCACAGCAAGGAGCCACAGGATTCTCTCTCAACCTAGGGGGTGTGGCCGCAAGTACAGCCCCATCCACAGGTCTATCGCTGGGTTCCAGTATGTTCTCTAACATGGCTACTACTG GTCTGAGTCAGTCCACTCTTGGAGGACTGGGGTTTGCGTTAGGTTTGTATGGGTGTCAGACTAACATTTGCATGGTTGTGTTTGTGAGTGTCCGTGTGTTTATTTTGTTAATATTTTCAGGTTTGGGCCAGACCACTCTCGGATCAGGGGGGTTGACGTTAGGTTCCCTGGCCTCTACTTCCACGGCGGTGTCAGCGGCCCCCAGCCTTGGACTGGGAGGAGTTGACTTCAGCACCTCCTCAGAGAAGAAAAGCGACAAATCATCAGGGGCCAGCCCACA AGACAGTAAAGCTTTGAAAGATGAAAATTTGCCTCCAGTCATCTGTCAGGATGTAGACAACTTCCA GAAGTTTGTGAAGGAGCAGAAGCAGGTTCACGAAGAGATCAGCAGGATGTCATCTAAAGCCATGCTGAAGGTTCAGGACGACATCAAGAGTCTCAAACAGCTGCTGTCTGTCAGCGCTTCGGGACTACAGAGAAACGCCCTGGCTATAGACAAACTGAAGATGGAGACTGCGCAG GAGTTGAAGAATGCAGACATAGCTCTGCGGACTCAGAAGACTCCCCCTGGACTTCAGCACGACAACACAGCTCCCTATGA ttattTCCGGTGTTTAGTGGAACAGTTTGAGGTTCAGTTGCAGCAGTACAGACAGCAGATAGAGGAACTGGAGAATCACCTTACTACACAGGGCAGTGGatcacacatcacaccacagg ATCTGTCACTGGCCATGCAGAAGTTGTACCAGACGTTTGTGGCTCTGGCTGCTCAGCTCCAGTCAGTACACGAGAACGTCAAG ACCCTGAAGCAGCAGTACCTGGGATACCGCCGGGCCTTCCTGGAGGACTCCACGGACGTCTTCGAGTCCAAGCGGGTGGCCAGTAAGAAGTGGCAGAGTGCCCCACGCATCACCACTGGCCCCGCCCCCTTCAGCAGCATCCCCAATGCGGCGGCGGTCGCCATGGCAGCCACGCTgagccagcagcagcagcccgGCCCAG TGTTTGGTGGGGGTCCAGGTTTCGGGGGGGTAGCGACGGGGGGCTCCTCATTTGGTTTCTCCTCTGCCAGCAAGCCCTCGGGAGGGAGCCTGagtgcag gtTTTGGAAGCAACAGTAGTTCAGGGTTTAACTTCAGTAGCCCCGGCCTCAACGCGTCTGCAGGCCTGACGTTTGGCGTGTCCAACCCTCCCGCCGCGGGCTTCGGCACTGGAGGGCCACTGCTGCAGCTCAAGAAGCCCCCGGTGGGAAACAAGAGGGGCAAGAGATAG
- the LOC123991242 gene encoding nucleoporin p58/p45-like isoform X7: protein MSGFNFGSGSIGSTNAGGGFSFGAAASTPAAAGTGGFTLGGALGATAPASTTTTSSLGLGGSLFSQKPTGGFSFNTPASGAPAASTAPTTGFSMTFNKPSASAQPFSLTAASSAPTGAGLTLGSVLTSTAPQQGATGFSLNLGGVAASTAPSTGLSLGSSMFSNMATTGLSQSTLGGLGFALGLYGCQTNICMVVFVSVRVFILLIFSGLGQTTLGSGGLTLGSLASTSTAVSAAPSLGLGGVDFSTSSEKKSDKSSGASPQDSKALKDENLPPVICQDVDNFQKFVKEQKQVHEEISRMSSKAMLKVQDDIKSLKQLLSVSASGLQRNALAIDKLKMETAQELKNADIALRTQKTPPGLQHDNTAPYDYFRCLVEQFEVQLQQYRQQIEELENHLTTQGSGSHITPQDLSLAMQKLYQTFVALAAQLQSVHENVKTLKQQYLGYRRAFLEDSTDVFESKRVASKKWQSAPRITTGPAPFSSIPNAAAVAMAATLSQQQQPGPGFGSNSSSGFNFSSPGLNASAGLTFGVSNPPAAGFGTGGPLLQLKKPPVGNKRGKR, encoded by the exons ATGTCAGGCTTTAATTTCGGATCCGGGTCTATCGGTTCCACCAACGCTGGCGGAGGGTTTTCGTTTGGAGCCGCTGCCAG TACCCCAGCTGCAGCAGGTACAGGTGGGTTTACTCTGGGTGGAGCTCTGGGTGCTACAGCCCcagcctccaccaccaccacctcttctcTGGGCCTGGGCGGGTCACTATTCTCACAAAAACCTACTGGGGGGTTCTCCTTTAACACTCCTGCCTCAG GTGCCCCAGCAGCCTCTACAGCCCCTACCACGGGCTTCAGTATGACCTTCAATAAACCCTCTGCCTCGGCCCAACCCTTCTCCCTCACTGCAGCCTCCTCAGCCCCCACAGGGGCAGGACTGACACTAGGCTCAGTCCTCACCTCCACTGCGCCACAGCAAGGAGCCACAGGATTCTCTCTCAACCTAGGGGGTGTGGCCGCAAGTACAGCCCCATCCACAGGTCTATCGCTGGGTTCCAGTATGTTCTCTAACATGGCTACTACTG GTCTGAGTCAGTCCACTCTTGGAGGACTGGGGTTTGCGTTAGGTTTGTATGGGTGTCAGACTAACATTTGCATGGTTGTGTTTGTGAGTGTCCGTGTGTTTATTTTGTTAATATTTTCAGGTTTGGGCCAGACCACTCTCGGATCAGGGGGGTTGACGTTAGGTTCCCTGGCCTCTACTTCCACGGCGGTGTCAGCGGCCCCCAGCCTTGGACTGGGAGGAGTTGACTTCAGCACCTCCTCAGAGAAGAAAAGCGACAAATCATCAGGGGCCAGCCCACA AGACAGTAAAGCTTTGAAAGATGAAAATTTGCCTCCAGTCATCTGTCAGGATGTAGACAACTTCCA GAAGTTTGTGAAGGAGCAGAAGCAGGTTCACGAAGAGATCAGCAGGATGTCATCTAAAGCCATGCTGAAGGTTCAGGACGACATCAAGAGTCTCAAACAGCTGCTGTCTGTCAGCGCTTCGGGACTACAGAGAAACGCCCTGGCTATAGACAAACTGAAGATGGAGACTGCGCAG GAGTTGAAGAATGCAGACATAGCTCTGCGGACTCAGAAGACTCCCCCTGGACTTCAGCACGACAACACAGCTCCCTATGA ttattTCCGGTGTTTAGTGGAACAGTTTGAGGTTCAGTTGCAGCAGTACAGACAGCAGATAGAGGAACTGGAGAATCACCTTACTACACAGGGCAGTGGatcacacatcacaccacagg ATCTGTCACTGGCCATGCAGAAGTTGTACCAGACGTTTGTGGCTCTGGCTGCTCAGCTCCAGTCAGTACACGAGAACGTCAAG ACCCTGAAGCAGCAGTACCTGGGATACCGCCGGGCCTTCCTGGAGGACTCCACGGACGTCTTCGAGTCCAAGCGGGTGGCCAGTAAGAAGTGGCAGAGTGCCCCACGCATCACCACTGGCCCCGCCCCCTTCAGCAGCATCCCCAATGCGGCGGCGGTCGCCATGGCAGCCACGCTgagccagcagcagcagcccgGCCCAG gtTTTGGAAGCAACAGTAGTTCAGGGTTTAACTTCAGTAGCCCCGGCCTCAACGCGTCTGCAGGCCTGACGTTTGGCGTGTCCAACCCTCCCGCCGCGGGCTTCGGCACTGGAGGGCCACTGCTGCAGCTCAAGAAGCCCCCGGTGGGAAACAAGAGGGGCAAGAGATAG
- the LOC123991242 gene encoding nucleoporin p58/p45-like isoform X8, translating into MSGFNFGSGSIGSTNAGGGFSFGAAASTPAAAGTGGFTLGGALGATAPASTTTTSSLGLGGSLFSQKPTGGFSFNTPASGAPAASTAPTTGFSMTFNKPSASAQPFSLTAASSAPTGAGLTLGSVLTSTAPQQGATGFSLNLGGVAASTAPSTGLSLGSSMFSNMATTGLGQTTLGSGGLTLGSLASTSTAVSAAPSLGLGGVDFSTSSEKKSDKSSGASPQDSKALKDENLPPVICQDVDNFQKFVKEQKQVHEEISRMSSKAMLKVQDDIKSLKQLLSVSASGLQRNALAIDKLKMETAQELKNADIALRTQKTPPGLQHDNTAPYDYFRCLVEQFEVQLQQYRQQIEELENHLTTQGSGSHITPQDLSLAMQKLYQTFVALAAQLQSVHENVKTLKQQYLGYRRAFLEDSTDVFESKRVASKKWQSAPRITTGPAPFSSIPNAAAVAMAATLSQQQQPGPGSQVSLGSGLGNPFALGVGSSLGTSGLGGFGSNSSSGFNFSSPGLNASAGLTFGVSNPPAAGFGTGGPLLQLKKPPVGNKRGKR; encoded by the exons ATGTCAGGCTTTAATTTCGGATCCGGGTCTATCGGTTCCACCAACGCTGGCGGAGGGTTTTCGTTTGGAGCCGCTGCCAG TACCCCAGCTGCAGCAGGTACAGGTGGGTTTACTCTGGGTGGAGCTCTGGGTGCTACAGCCCcagcctccaccaccaccacctcttctcTGGGCCTGGGCGGGTCACTATTCTCACAAAAACCTACTGGGGGGTTCTCCTTTAACACTCCTGCCTCAG GTGCCCCAGCAGCCTCTACAGCCCCTACCACGGGCTTCAGTATGACCTTCAATAAACCCTCTGCCTCGGCCCAACCCTTCTCCCTCACTGCAGCCTCCTCAGCCCCCACAGGGGCAGGACTGACACTAGGCTCAGTCCTCACCTCCACTGCGCCACAGCAAGGAGCCACAGGATTCTCTCTCAACCTAGGGGGTGTGGCCGCAAGTACAGCCCCATCCACAGGTCTATCGCTGGGTTCCAGTATGTTCTCTAACATGGCTACTACTG GTTTGGGCCAGACCACTCTCGGATCAGGGGGGTTGACGTTAGGTTCCCTGGCCTCTACTTCCACGGCGGTGTCAGCGGCCCCCAGCCTTGGACTGGGAGGAGTTGACTTCAGCACCTCCTCAGAGAAGAAAAGCGACAAATCATCAGGGGCCAGCCCACA AGACAGTAAAGCTTTGAAAGATGAAAATTTGCCTCCAGTCATCTGTCAGGATGTAGACAACTTCCA GAAGTTTGTGAAGGAGCAGAAGCAGGTTCACGAAGAGATCAGCAGGATGTCATCTAAAGCCATGCTGAAGGTTCAGGACGACATCAAGAGTCTCAAACAGCTGCTGTCTGTCAGCGCTTCGGGACTACAGAGAAACGCCCTGGCTATAGACAAACTGAAGATGGAGACTGCGCAG GAGTTGAAGAATGCAGACATAGCTCTGCGGACTCAGAAGACTCCCCCTGGACTTCAGCACGACAACACAGCTCCCTATGA ttattTCCGGTGTTTAGTGGAACAGTTTGAGGTTCAGTTGCAGCAGTACAGACAGCAGATAGAGGAACTGGAGAATCACCTTACTACACAGGGCAGTGGatcacacatcacaccacagg ATCTGTCACTGGCCATGCAGAAGTTGTACCAGACGTTTGTGGCTCTGGCTGCTCAGCTCCAGTCAGTACACGAGAACGTCAAG ACCCTGAAGCAGCAGTACCTGGGATACCGCCGGGCCTTCCTGGAGGACTCCACGGACGTCTTCGAGTCCAAGCGGGTGGCCAGTAAGAAGTGGCAGAGTGCCCCACGCATCACCACTGGCCCCGCCCCCTTCAGCAGCATCCCCAATGCGGCGGCGGTCGCCATGGCAGCCACGCTgagccagcagcagcagcccgGCCCAG ggagCCAGGTGTCCCTGGGGTCTGGCTTGGGAAACCCCTTTGCCTTGGGAGTGGGCTCTAGCTTGGGCACCTCAGGTCTCGGAG gtTTTGGAAGCAACAGTAGTTCAGGGTTTAACTTCAGTAGCCCCGGCCTCAACGCGTCTGCAGGCCTGACGTTTGGCGTGTCCAACCCTCCCGCCGCGGGCTTCGGCACTGGAGGGCCACTGCTGCAGCTCAAGAAGCCCCCGGTGGGAAACAAGAGGGGCAAGAGATAG